A stretch of Acropora palmata chromosome 9, jaAcrPala1.3, whole genome shotgun sequence DNA encodes these proteins:
- the LOC141892337 gene encoding uncharacterized protein LOC141892337 isoform X1, translating into MKDKRVNLPSAENAERVASNASNRGAVYSNLLTLKSALRRLCPLKMLRNHDGKSINSQVGSINGGHINELEDTVASSRSSFEDLWGSASVEIRDSAYARGELNATTSLLMTCKSQVIYPYFYVLSLVAWRPFHIQSFRYQGCTVRKVLNIFYTLFIFLLIIFGYTSSIIACQARLDVKHKTTTPRTLKPTIRVTTTLMPQTTTRVNKTTGRPTTTNSSLTEVTSSNRASSSTWSTSSGLISVSSTVTPGKYRKVISWYTIATQNVIWKPAVIECTHIFSTYVVTNVFHFLAFFTGFYMFRIQESEGLNALIEKVFLLCSVPRKIVSRLRLFLLGGLVMVFLGLGNFLLFCFAFSLDSVTGFSADKAAKWSMASLMAISYTVEFCVSAVIIVNYCAQCELLVFYLREISLEIEEKTKSLTIIMKDILEVKKNLTRVNGLISVIATLIVFSYFELAVIGVCNLVVYFNDIHSKKQLLYRIIAPILDLIFVVFPIAVAARLTSVAKKFKQKCLHVRVFGYPSASQLDLDSFVLFSHSAEMKAKLLFMPVHGSYLASVIALFVFVILLLLQTNIIAGNDRYL; encoded by the exons ATGAAG GACAAACGAGTGAACCTCCCATCAGCTGAGAATGCAGAGCGCGTAGCATCGAATGCAAGCAATAGGGGTGCAGTGTATAGCAACCTATTAACTCTG AAGTCGGCTCTGCGAAGACTTTGTCCACTAAAGATGTTGAGAAATCACGATGGCAAGAGCATAAACAGTCAGGTCGGTTCGATCAATGGAGGCCATATTAATGAACTGGAAGATACTGTTGCCAGTAGCAGATCGTCGTTTGAAGATCTTTGGGGTAGTGCAAGTGTTGag ATCAGAGACAGTGCTTATGCAAGAGGGGAATTAAATGCGACCACCAGCTTGTTGATGACATGTAAAAGCCAAGTCATTTATCCATATTTCTATGTTTTATCATTG GTTGCTTGGCGTCCATTCCACATCCAGTCATTCCGTTACCAAGGTTGCACAGTACGCAAGGTGCTCAACATATTTTACACACTCTTTATATTCTTGCTGATTATATTTGGGTACACTTCAAGCATCATTGCATGTCAAGCCAGACTGGATGTCAAACATAAG ACAACTACTCCCAGGACACTTAAACCAACCATTCGAGTCACTACCACCTTAATGCCGCAAACAACCACAAGAGTAAATAAGACCACAGGGCGCCCAACAACCACTAATTCATCTTTGACTGAAGTTACCAGCTCAAATAGGGCATCATCTTCAACTTGGTCTACAAGCAGTGGTCTGATTAGTGTCAGCTCTACAGTAACTCCTGGGAAATACAGAAAAGTGATCTCTTGGTACACCATAGCGACGCAAAATGTTATATGGAAACCAGCTGTTATAGAGTGCACACATATTTTCAGCACTTACGTGGTAACAAATGTGTTTCACTTCTTGGCCTTCTTCACTGGCTTCTACATGTTTCGAATCCAAGAAAGTGAAGGACTAAATGCATTGATAGAAAAG gttttctTGCTGTGTTCAGTCCCCAGAAAAATTGTGTCAAGATTAAG ATTATTCCTGTTGGGTGGTCTGGTGATGGTCTTTCTTGGACTCGGGAATTTCCTTCTGTTCTGTTTTGCCTTCTCTTTGGACTCAGTTACTGGTTTCAGTGCAGATAAAGC GGCGAAATGGTCAATGGCTTCTTTGATGGCGATAAGTTACACAGTGGAGTTCTGTGTCTCAGCCGTCATCATTGTGAATTATTGCGCTCAGTGTGAATTGCTAGTATTTTACCTGCGAGAAATCAGCCTTGAAATAGAGGAGAAAACCAAAAGTCTCACCATTATTATGAAG GATATTCTTGAAGTGAAGAAAAACTTAACAAGAGTGAATGGTCTGATCTCAGTGATTGCGACGCTGATTGTGTTCAGTTACTTTGAACTGGCAGTCATAG gagTATGTAACCTTGTGGTTTATTTTAATGACATCCATTCCAAGAAACAGCTCCTATACAGAATCATTGCTCCCATCCTAGATTTGATCTTTGTAGTTTTTCCAATTGCTGTT gCTGCTCGCTTGACTTCAGTGGCAAAGAAATTTAAGCAAAAGTGCCTTCATGTAAGAGTGTTTGGATATCCCTCTGCTTCTCAGTTGGATCTtgattcctttgttttgttttctcatagCGCTGAAATGAAG GCCAAGCTGCTGTTCATGCCTGTACACGGATCTTATCTGGCGAGCGTTATCGCATTGTTTGTATTCGTGATACTTCTCTTGCTTCAAACAAATATCATTGCTGGAAACGACCGTTACCTCTAA
- the LOC141892337 gene encoding uncharacterized protein LOC141892337 isoform X2, giving the protein MKDKRVNLPSAENAERVASNASNRGAVYSNLLTLSALRRLCPLKMLRNHDGKSINSQVGSINGGHINELEDTVASSRSSFEDLWGSASVEIRDSAYARGELNATTSLLMTCKSQVIYPYFYVLSLVAWRPFHIQSFRYQGCTVRKVLNIFYTLFIFLLIIFGYTSSIIACQARLDVKHKTTTPRTLKPTIRVTTTLMPQTTTRVNKTTGRPTTTNSSLTEVTSSNRASSSTWSTSSGLISVSSTVTPGKYRKVISWYTIATQNVIWKPAVIECTHIFSTYVVTNVFHFLAFFTGFYMFRIQESEGLNALIEKVFLLCSVPRKIVSRLRLFLLGGLVMVFLGLGNFLLFCFAFSLDSVTGFSADKAAKWSMASLMAISYTVEFCVSAVIIVNYCAQCELLVFYLREISLEIEEKTKSLTIIMKDILEVKKNLTRVNGLISVIATLIVFSYFELAVIGVCNLVVYFNDIHSKKQLLYRIIAPILDLIFVVFPIAVAARLTSVAKKFKQKCLHVRVFGYPSASQLDLDSFVLFSHSAEMKAKLLFMPVHGSYLASVIALFVFVILLLLQTNIIAGNDRYL; this is encoded by the exons ATGAAG GACAAACGAGTGAACCTCCCATCAGCTGAGAATGCAGAGCGCGTAGCATCGAATGCAAGCAATAGGGGTGCAGTGTATAGCAACCTATTAACTCTG TCGGCTCTGCGAAGACTTTGTCCACTAAAGATGTTGAGAAATCACGATGGCAAGAGCATAAACAGTCAGGTCGGTTCGATCAATGGAGGCCATATTAATGAACTGGAAGATACTGTTGCCAGTAGCAGATCGTCGTTTGAAGATCTTTGGGGTAGTGCAAGTGTTGag ATCAGAGACAGTGCTTATGCAAGAGGGGAATTAAATGCGACCACCAGCTTGTTGATGACATGTAAAAGCCAAGTCATTTATCCATATTTCTATGTTTTATCATTG GTTGCTTGGCGTCCATTCCACATCCAGTCATTCCGTTACCAAGGTTGCACAGTACGCAAGGTGCTCAACATATTTTACACACTCTTTATATTCTTGCTGATTATATTTGGGTACACTTCAAGCATCATTGCATGTCAAGCCAGACTGGATGTCAAACATAAG ACAACTACTCCCAGGACACTTAAACCAACCATTCGAGTCACTACCACCTTAATGCCGCAAACAACCACAAGAGTAAATAAGACCACAGGGCGCCCAACAACCACTAATTCATCTTTGACTGAAGTTACCAGCTCAAATAGGGCATCATCTTCAACTTGGTCTACAAGCAGTGGTCTGATTAGTGTCAGCTCTACAGTAACTCCTGGGAAATACAGAAAAGTGATCTCTTGGTACACCATAGCGACGCAAAATGTTATATGGAAACCAGCTGTTATAGAGTGCACACATATTTTCAGCACTTACGTGGTAACAAATGTGTTTCACTTCTTGGCCTTCTTCACTGGCTTCTACATGTTTCGAATCCAAGAAAGTGAAGGACTAAATGCATTGATAGAAAAG gttttctTGCTGTGTTCAGTCCCCAGAAAAATTGTGTCAAGATTAAG ATTATTCCTGTTGGGTGGTCTGGTGATGGTCTTTCTTGGACTCGGGAATTTCCTTCTGTTCTGTTTTGCCTTCTCTTTGGACTCAGTTACTGGTTTCAGTGCAGATAAAGC GGCGAAATGGTCAATGGCTTCTTTGATGGCGATAAGTTACACAGTGGAGTTCTGTGTCTCAGCCGTCATCATTGTGAATTATTGCGCTCAGTGTGAATTGCTAGTATTTTACCTGCGAGAAATCAGCCTTGAAATAGAGGAGAAAACCAAAAGTCTCACCATTATTATGAAG GATATTCTTGAAGTGAAGAAAAACTTAACAAGAGTGAATGGTCTGATCTCAGTGATTGCGACGCTGATTGTGTTCAGTTACTTTGAACTGGCAGTCATAG gagTATGTAACCTTGTGGTTTATTTTAATGACATCCATTCCAAGAAACAGCTCCTATACAGAATCATTGCTCCCATCCTAGATTTGATCTTTGTAGTTTTTCCAATTGCTGTT gCTGCTCGCTTGACTTCAGTGGCAAAGAAATTTAAGCAAAAGTGCCTTCATGTAAGAGTGTTTGGATATCCCTCTGCTTCTCAGTTGGATCTtgattcctttgttttgttttctcatagCGCTGAAATGAAG GCCAAGCTGCTGTTCATGCCTGTACACGGATCTTATCTGGCGAGCGTTATCGCATTGTTTGTATTCGTGATACTTCTCTTGCTTCAAACAAATATCATTGCTGGAAACGACCGTTACCTCTAA
- the LOC141892337 gene encoding uncharacterized protein LOC141892337 isoform X3, with protein MLRNHDGKSINSQVGSINGGHINELEDTVASSRSSFEDLWGSASVEIRDSAYARGELNATTSLLMTCKSQVIYPYFYVLSLVAWRPFHIQSFRYQGCTVRKVLNIFYTLFIFLLIIFGYTSSIIACQARLDVKHKTTTPRTLKPTIRVTTTLMPQTTTRVNKTTGRPTTTNSSLTEVTSSNRASSSTWSTSSGLISVSSTVTPGKYRKVISWYTIATQNVIWKPAVIECTHIFSTYVVTNVFHFLAFFTGFYMFRIQESEGLNALIEKVFLLCSVPRKIVSRLRLFLLGGLVMVFLGLGNFLLFCFAFSLDSVTGFSADKAAKWSMASLMAISYTVEFCVSAVIIVNYCAQCELLVFYLREISLEIEEKTKSLTIIMKDILEVKKNLTRVNGLISVIATLIVFSYFELAVIGVCNLVVYFNDIHSKKQLLYRIIAPILDLIFVVFPIAVAARLTSVAKKFKQKCLHVRVFGYPSASQLDLDSFVLFSHSAEMKAKLLFMPVHGSYLASVIALFVFVILLLLQTNIIAGNDRYL; from the exons ATGTTGAGAAATCACGATGGCAAGAGCATAAACAGTCAGGTCGGTTCGATCAATGGAGGCCATATTAATGAACTGGAAGATACTGTTGCCAGTAGCAGATCGTCGTTTGAAGATCTTTGGGGTAGTGCAAGTGTTGag ATCAGAGACAGTGCTTATGCAAGAGGGGAATTAAATGCGACCACCAGCTTGTTGATGACATGTAAAAGCCAAGTCATTTATCCATATTTCTATGTTTTATCATTG GTTGCTTGGCGTCCATTCCACATCCAGTCATTCCGTTACCAAGGTTGCACAGTACGCAAGGTGCTCAACATATTTTACACACTCTTTATATTCTTGCTGATTATATTTGGGTACACTTCAAGCATCATTGCATGTCAAGCCAGACTGGATGTCAAACATAAG ACAACTACTCCCAGGACACTTAAACCAACCATTCGAGTCACTACCACCTTAATGCCGCAAACAACCACAAGAGTAAATAAGACCACAGGGCGCCCAACAACCACTAATTCATCTTTGACTGAAGTTACCAGCTCAAATAGGGCATCATCTTCAACTTGGTCTACAAGCAGTGGTCTGATTAGTGTCAGCTCTACAGTAACTCCTGGGAAATACAGAAAAGTGATCTCTTGGTACACCATAGCGACGCAAAATGTTATATGGAAACCAGCTGTTATAGAGTGCACACATATTTTCAGCACTTACGTGGTAACAAATGTGTTTCACTTCTTGGCCTTCTTCACTGGCTTCTACATGTTTCGAATCCAAGAAAGTGAAGGACTAAATGCATTGATAGAAAAG gttttctTGCTGTGTTCAGTCCCCAGAAAAATTGTGTCAAGATTAAG ATTATTCCTGTTGGGTGGTCTGGTGATGGTCTTTCTTGGACTCGGGAATTTCCTTCTGTTCTGTTTTGCCTTCTCTTTGGACTCAGTTACTGGTTTCAGTGCAGATAAAGC GGCGAAATGGTCAATGGCTTCTTTGATGGCGATAAGTTACACAGTGGAGTTCTGTGTCTCAGCCGTCATCATTGTGAATTATTGCGCTCAGTGTGAATTGCTAGTATTTTACCTGCGAGAAATCAGCCTTGAAATAGAGGAGAAAACCAAAAGTCTCACCATTATTATGAAG GATATTCTTGAAGTGAAGAAAAACTTAACAAGAGTGAATGGTCTGATCTCAGTGATTGCGACGCTGATTGTGTTCAGTTACTTTGAACTGGCAGTCATAG gagTATGTAACCTTGTGGTTTATTTTAATGACATCCATTCCAAGAAACAGCTCCTATACAGAATCATTGCTCCCATCCTAGATTTGATCTTTGTAGTTTTTCCAATTGCTGTT gCTGCTCGCTTGACTTCAGTGGCAAAGAAATTTAAGCAAAAGTGCCTTCATGTAAGAGTGTTTGGATATCCCTCTGCTTCTCAGTTGGATCTtgattcctttgttttgttttctcatagCGCTGAAATGAAG GCCAAGCTGCTGTTCATGCCTGTACACGGATCTTATCTGGCGAGCGTTATCGCATTGTTTGTATTCGTGATACTTCTCTTGCTTCAAACAAATATCATTGCTGGAAACGACCGTTACCTCTAA